The proteins below come from a single Streptomyces tubercidicus genomic window:
- the pdxH gene encoding pyridoxamine 5'-phosphate oxidase: MRAHYRAEGLAESDLAASPYDQFARWFKDATVAGLHEPNAMVVSTVDPAGRPSSRTVLLKAFDDRGFVFFTNYNSRKGRELADNPAISLLFPWHPLARQVVVTGAAERIGRDETAAYFRTRPHGSQLGAWASDQSARVASREELERAYEELAARYPEGEQVPAPPHWGGYRIAAETVEFWQGRLNRLHDRLRYVRAGDGWSVERLAP; the protein is encoded by the coding sequence ATGCGGGCCCATTACCGCGCCGAGGGACTCGCCGAGTCCGATCTCGCCGCCAGCCCGTACGACCAGTTCGCGCGCTGGTTCAAGGACGCGACGGTGGCCGGTCTGCACGAGCCGAACGCGATGGTCGTCTCGACGGTGGACCCTGCGGGCCGGCCGAGCTCGCGGACCGTTCTTCTGAAGGCGTTCGACGACCGCGGCTTCGTGTTCTTCACGAACTACAACAGCCGGAAGGGGCGAGAACTGGCCGACAATCCGGCCATCTCGCTGCTGTTCCCCTGGCATCCCCTGGCCCGTCAGGTCGTGGTGACCGGCGCCGCCGAGCGCATCGGCCGGGACGAGACCGCCGCCTACTTCCGCACCCGCCCGCACGGCTCCCAGCTGGGCGCCTGGGCCAGCGACCAGTCCGCACGGGTCGCCTCGCGCGAGGAACTGGAGCGCGCCTACGAGGAATTGGCGGCCCGCTACCCGGAGGGCGAGCAGGTGCCGGCCCCGCCCCACTGGGGCGGCTACCGGATCGCCGCCGAGACGGTCGAGTTCTGGCAGGGCCGCCTCAACCGGCTGCACGACCGGCTGCGCTATGTGCGGGCGGGCGACGGCTGGAGCGTGGAGCGCCTGGCGCCCTGA